A part of Maridesulfovibrio hydrothermalis AM13 = DSM 14728 genomic DNA contains:
- a CDS encoding OmpA family protein, giving the protein MKKYLIIFVLLLSACTKFEPQIATQSIYYEDATTQLSQLMVYSRPEKPHYGPLSALFYPFHITQTMPKSQGWGQQITKGVWQNWTSLQIFPSMVYDETLVYRGLEEALFTARSRGYDLLVTGFVPYLYLGHTMDDSALTLQVKIYETKRGQMVCSFEQSGRVEKKMDDDFLIIKREHRMPDSAFFQIVQAIATDMAVPLTSWARYEKTNQGMIAGLMPDIVETSAPQPAPRPVPQHMQKQKLTAENPVVPSPAPLAPEPVKKTAAKVRSINLAVQFDVDSAEIKPESYPLMNELGKALISDKLKGKKITIAGHTDSDASPEYNTKLSKERAESVKKYLTTNFPIAPSRIATTGFGESKPLVPNTTKYNKLLNRRVQVSITP; this is encoded by the coding sequence ATGAAAAAATATCTGATAATTTTTGTTTTGCTGCTATCTGCCTGCACCAAATTTGAACCGCAAATAGCAACCCAGTCCATCTACTATGAGGATGCCACTACTCAGCTTTCACAGCTCATGGTCTACTCCCGCCCTGAAAAACCCCACTACGGACCGCTTTCCGCACTTTTCTACCCTTTCCATATCACCCAGACCATGCCTAAATCTCAAGGATGGGGACAACAGATTACGAAAGGAGTATGGCAGAACTGGACCAGTCTTCAAATTTTTCCTTCCATGGTCTACGATGAGACTCTTGTATACCGCGGACTGGAGGAGGCACTATTTACCGCCCGTTCCCGTGGATATGACCTGCTTGTGACAGGTTTTGTTCCATATTTGTATTTAGGACACACAATGGACGACTCCGCCCTGACACTTCAAGTTAAAATTTATGAAACAAAACGCGGCCAGATGGTCTGTTCTTTTGAACAGTCAGGACGAGTGGAAAAAAAAATGGACGACGATTTCCTCATCATAAAACGTGAGCATCGCATGCCGGATTCTGCTTTTTTTCAAATAGTTCAAGCCATAGCCACTGACATGGCAGTACCGCTTACCTCATGGGCAAGGTATGAAAAAACCAATCAGGGCATGATTGCCGGACTGATGCCTGATATTGTCGAAACGTCTGCACCACAGCCAGCTCCGCGTCCAGTTCCGCAACACATGCAGAAACAAAAGCTTACAGCGGAGAACCCTGTAGTTCCTTCCCCCGCTCCCCTCGCCCCTGAACCTGTCAAAAAAACAGCCGCAAAAGTGCGCTCAATCAATCTTGCGGTACAATTTGATGTGGATTCCGCTGAAATTAAGCCTGAATCATACCCCCTCATGAACGAGCTGGGGAAAGCACTGATCAGTGATAAGCTCAAAGGAAAGAAAATTACCATTGCTGGTCACACAGACTCGGATGCTTCACCGGAATACAATACCAAGCTGAGCAAAGAAAGAGCTGAATCTGTAAAGAAATATCTTACAACCAACTTCCCAATTGCACCTTCACGCATAGCCACAACAGGTTTCGGAGAATCCAAACCGCTGGTCCCCAACACAACGAAATACAACAAACTTCTTAACCGCAGAGTTCAAGTTTCTATTACCCCATAA
- the ahbC gene encoding 12,18-didecarboxysiroheme deacetylase, producing MIGISKLYCGAVESSDALRYGRESGKLPSHLLQFSKDKKPVVVWNMTRRCNLKCVHCYAQAVDPDGKDEISTEQGKSIIDDLSQFGAPVMLFSGGEPLVRKDLVELASYATSKNMRAVISTNGTLITKEKARELKGVGLSYVGISLDGGEETHDKFRGVPGSFKRAIEGVENCKAEGLKVGLRFTLNKRNWTEVPTIFQLLKDLEVPRACFYHLVYSGRGSELIKEDLTHEETRKVVDLIMDETRALADAGMPKEILTVDNHADGPYVYLRMLREDPERAKEVLKLLQFNEGNNSGRGIGCISWDGQVHADQFWRNHTFGNVLERPFSEIWMDEKIELLHKLKDKQAHVGGRCAECRYLPICGGNFRARAEAYYDDIWAQDPACYLTDEEIKKD from the coding sequence ATGATTGGTATTTCAAAACTTTACTGTGGTGCAGTAGAATCATCTGATGCCCTGCGCTACGGACGTGAATCCGGAAAACTTCCCTCTCACCTACTTCAGTTTTCCAAAGATAAAAAACCTGTAGTTGTCTGGAACATGACCAGACGCTGCAACCTCAAGTGTGTTCATTGCTATGCACAGGCAGTTGACCCTGATGGAAAGGATGAAATCTCCACAGAACAGGGTAAATCCATTATTGACGATCTCTCACAGTTCGGTGCACCTGTAATGCTCTTCTCAGGCGGAGAACCACTGGTCCGTAAAGACCTAGTAGAGCTTGCAAGTTACGCAACAAGCAAGAATATGAGAGCTGTTATCTCCACAAACGGAACACTGATCACCAAAGAAAAAGCAAGAGAACTTAAAGGTGTAGGACTATCTTACGTCGGTATCTCCCTTGACGGCGGAGAAGAGACTCATGATAAATTCCGTGGAGTGCCCGGTTCCTTCAAAAGAGCTATTGAAGGCGTTGAAAACTGTAAAGCTGAAGGTCTCAAAGTTGGCCTGCGCTTCACACTCAACAAGCGTAACTGGACTGAAGTTCCAACTATTTTCCAGCTTCTGAAAGATCTTGAAGTTCCCAGAGCGTGTTTCTACCATCTGGTATATTCCGGTCGTGGTTCTGAACTCATCAAAGAAGATCTGACTCACGAAGAAACACGTAAGGTAGTTGACCTGATCATGGATGAAACCAGAGCACTGGCTGATGCCGGAATGCCCAAGGAAATCCTGACAGTCGACAACCACGCTGACGGACCATACGTATACCTGCGCATGCTCAGAGAAGACCCTGAAAGGGCAAAAGAAGTTCTCAAGCTTCTCCAGTTCAACGAAGGTAACAACTCCGGCCGCGGAATCGGTTGTATCTCCTGGGACGGTCAGGTTCATGCTGACCAGTTCTGGCGCAACCACACCTTCGGTAATGTTCTCGAACGTCCTTTCTCTGAGATCTGGATGGACGAGAAAATCGAGCTGCTCCATAAGCTCAAAGATAAGCAGGCTCACGTGGGCGGACGCTGTGCAGAATGTCGCTACCTGCCTATCTGTGGCGGTAACTTCCGAGCCAGAGCTGAAGCATACTACGACGATATATGGGCGCAGGATCCAGCATGCTACCTCACTGATGAGGAAATCAAAAAAGACTAG
- the hemB gene encoding porphobilinogen synthase: MVFDFHRGRRLRRTPVMRDLVRETTLSPADLMMPYFVAENDDPDFKKPISSMPGQFQFSLKQLEMQVEEAVGNGLKSLILFGIPAEKDPEGTQAYAEDGIVQQAVRMIKGRWPALLVCTDVCLCEFTSHGHCGLIKDGNVLNDSTLELLARTALSHARAGADMVAPSDMMDGRVAAIRQRLEESGYEELPLMSYAVKYASAYYGPFREAAESAPQFGDRKTYQMDPGNAREGLREAAADVVEGADILMVKPAGPYQDIIRQVRDNFDLPVAAYQVSGEYSMIKAASQNGWVDEEAVVWESLIGLKRAGADLILTYFTEDVLKRMGNK, encoded by the coding sequence ATGGTATTCGATTTTCATAGAGGACGCAGACTCAGACGCACTCCCGTAATGCGTGATCTCGTCAGAGAGACAACCCTCTCACCGGCTGATCTGATGATGCCCTACTTCGTTGCCGAAAACGACGATCCAGATTTCAAAAAACCTATCTCATCCATGCCCGGACAGTTTCAATTCAGCCTGAAACAGCTGGAAATGCAGGTTGAAGAAGCGGTTGGCAATGGACTTAAAAGCCTTATACTCTTTGGAATTCCTGCTGAAAAAGACCCCGAGGGCACACAGGCCTATGCGGAAGACGGGATTGTTCAGCAGGCTGTCAGAATGATCAAAGGCCGCTGGCCCGCGCTGCTGGTCTGTACTGATGTATGCTTATGCGAGTTCACATCTCATGGCCATTGCGGTCTGATAAAAGACGGAAATGTGCTTAACGATTCCACTTTGGAATTGCTTGCCAGAACCGCCCTCTCGCACGCAAGGGCCGGAGCGGATATGGTAGCACCTTCCGACATGATGGACGGCCGTGTTGCAGCCATACGTCAACGCCTTGAAGAATCAGGATACGAAGAGCTTCCGCTTATGTCCTATGCTGTAAAGTATGCCTCCGCATACTACGGCCCCTTCAGAGAAGCAGCAGAAAGTGCTCCCCAGTTCGGTGACCGCAAGACCTATCAGATGGACCCGGGCAATGCGCGGGAAGGACTGCGCGAAGCTGCGGCAGATGTAGTTGAAGGTGCAGACATACTTATGGTCAAACCCGCCGGACCTTATCAGGACATAATCCGTCAGGTGCGCGATAATTTTGATCTGCCAGTTGCCGCCTATCAAGTCAGCGGTGAATATTCTATGATCAAAGCCGCCAGTCAAAACGGCTGGGTAGACGAAGAAGCTGTTGTATGGGAATCTCTAATCGGCCTCAAACGAGCCGGAGCAGATCTCATCCTGACCTATTTCACAGAAGACGTACTCAAACGCATGGGTAATAAATAA
- the ahbD gene encoding heme b synthase, with product MSDKKTHPGGHPGGHPAGHPGKKSGHPGGHPGVTPIPQNNADGSPPLRLIAWEVTRSCNLACKHCRAEAHPEPYPGELSTEEAKALIDTFPETGNPIIIFTGGEPLMRHDIFELVEYAKTKDLRCVMAPNGTLLTAENSVRLKEVGIERCSISIDAAQAEYHDEFRGEVGAFDKAMQGIQYLKDAGIEFQINTTVTRNNLHMFKDIFTLAKDLGSSAWHIFLLVPTGRASELGAEVISAEEYEEVLNWFYDFQKTTDMQLKATCAPHYHRILRQRAKEDGIPVNFENFGLDAVSRGCLGGVGFCFISHTGQVQPCGYLELDCGNVREIPFPKIWAKSPQFLNLRNPETYDGKCGHCEFEKVCGGCRARAATMEDNYLGPEPLCSYEPKKKPKKDK from the coding sequence ATGAGCGATAAAAAAACACATCCCGGCGGACACCCCGGTGGACATCCAGCCGGACACCCCGGCAAAAAATCAGGACATCCGGGTGGACACCCCGGCGTTACCCCCATTCCGCAGAATAATGCTGACGGCTCTCCGCCGCTCAGACTCATTGCATGGGAAGTAACCCGTTCCTGCAACCTCGCCTGCAAACATTGCCGTGCTGAAGCACACCCCGAGCCTTATCCCGGTGAACTTTCCACCGAAGAGGCAAAGGCTCTTATCGATACTTTCCCTGAAACAGGCAACCCCATCATCATCTTCACCGGCGGCGAACCTCTGATGCGCCACGATATTTTTGAATTGGTGGAATACGCTAAAACCAAAGATCTGCGCTGTGTTATGGCTCCTAACGGAACCCTGCTCACCGCAGAAAACTCCGTTCGACTTAAAGAAGTCGGTATTGAGCGTTGCTCCATCTCCATTGATGCCGCGCAAGCTGAATATCATGATGAATTCCGTGGTGAAGTCGGAGCTTTTGACAAAGCAATGCAGGGCATCCAATACCTTAAAGATGCAGGGATAGAGTTTCAGATCAATACGACTGTTACCCGTAACAACCTGCATATGTTTAAAGACATCTTCACTCTTGCCAAAGACCTTGGCTCATCAGCATGGCATATTTTCCTGCTGGTCCCTACAGGGCGTGCTTCTGAACTAGGCGCAGAAGTTATCTCCGCTGAAGAATATGAAGAAGTCCTTAACTGGTTTTATGATTTTCAGAAAACAACCGACATGCAGCTTAAAGCAACATGCGCTCCTCATTATCACCGCATCCTTCGCCAGCGCGCCAAAGAAGACGGCATTCCCGTCAACTTTGAGAACTTCGGCCTTGATGCTGTCAGCCGCGGCTGTCTCGGAGGCGTGGGCTTCTGCTTCATTTCACATACAGGGCAGGTTCAGCCTTGCGGATACCTTGAGCTGGATTGCGGAAATGTCCGCGAAATCCCGTTCCCGAAAATCTGGGCCAAATCCCCTCAATTCCTTAATCTGCGTAACCCCGAAACTTATGACGGCAAATGCGGACACTGTGAATTTGAAAAAGTCTGCGGAGGTTGCCGCGCACGTGCTGCCACAATGGAAGATAATTACCTCGGGCCTGAACCTCTATGCTCATACGAGCCTAAGAAAAAGCCTAAAAAGGACAAATAA
- a CDS encoding AsnC family transcriptional regulator, translating to MDAVDKQILGIIQSGFPIVSRPYEEIGNQVGCSEDEALRRVNALRSDGVIRRIGANFGSRELGWHSTLCAASVPEEKIEEFVAEVNSHKGVTHNYLRENEFNIWFTFIGPDKETVKAALKSITDKTGIRILYLPATKLFKIKVDFDMKDDKEKK from the coding sequence ATGGATGCAGTAGATAAGCAGATACTAGGCATTATCCAATCAGGGTTCCCTATTGTCTCCCGTCCCTACGAAGAGATTGGAAATCAGGTCGGCTGCTCTGAGGATGAAGCTCTAAGAAGGGTCAACGCTCTGCGCAGTGATGGTGTTATCCGCCGCATCGGGGCCAACTTCGGCTCTCGCGAACTGGGCTGGCACTCGACCCTGTGCGCCGCAAGCGTTCCCGAAGAAAAGATCGAAGAATTCGTTGCTGAAGTTAACAGCCACAAAGGTGTTACCCACAATTATCTTCGTGAAAACGAATTCAATATCTGGTTTACTTTCATCGGACCGGACAAAGAGACAGTCAAGGCCGCCCTTAAGTCCATAACCGACAAAACCGGAATACGCATACTTTACCTGCCCGCCACCAAATTGTTCAAAATCAAAGTTGACTTTGACATGAAAGACGACAAGGAGAAAAAATAA
- the rpe gene encoding ribulose-phosphate 3-epimerase, producing MAAKETIISPSLLSCDFSRLADELKALEEAGLKWVHLDVMDGKFVPNITFGPPVIKSMRKECNLFFDCHLMIEQPERYIDEFADAGADLICIHAESTNHLERVVAAIAEKGVKPAIALNPATPLESIKYLIPQLYMVLIMSVNPGFGGQKYIPFCTQKVRDLKAMIKEQNADTLIQLDGGVTMDNCRELVEAGADVLVSGSAFFKYPPYAERHKLFLKTCAG from the coding sequence ATGGCAGCCAAGGAAACCATCATTTCACCATCCCTGCTTTCCTGCGATTTCAGCCGGCTAGCCGATGAACTTAAGGCACTTGAAGAAGCAGGGCTTAAGTGGGTGCACCTTGATGTTATGGACGGAAAATTCGTTCCGAACATAACTTTCGGCCCCCCGGTCATCAAATCCATGCGTAAAGAGTGCAACCTCTTTTTCGACTGCCATCTTATGATCGAACAGCCGGAACGCTACATTGATGAATTTGCTGATGCGGGAGCAGACCTTATCTGTATTCATGCCGAGTCCACCAACCATCTCGAAAGAGTTGTTGCCGCCATAGCAGAAAAAGGCGTAAAGCCCGCTATTGCACTCAACCCGGCCACCCCGTTGGAATCAATCAAATATCTGATTCCGCAACTTTATATGGTACTGATAATGTCCGTGAACCCGGGCTTCGGAGGTCAAAAGTACATCCCCTTCTGTACTCAGAAAGTACGCGACCTCAAGGCCATGATCAAAGAACAAAATGCTGATACGCTTATCCAGCTTGATGGCGGTGTAACTATGGACAACTGCCGTGAACTTGTCGAAGCAGGCGCAGATGTACTCGTCTCCGGCTCCGCATTCTTCAAGTATCCGCCATATGCAGAACGTCATAAGCTGTTTCTGAAAACTTGCGCAGGGTAA
- a CDS encoding DUF445 domain-containing protein, with translation MITMKLLLSPVICALIGWFTNYLAVKMLFHPHKPIKIGPFVIQGIFPKRQKELALRLGEMIERELISHTDIKEVIHDPAFIEKHKDVVLEYLDVFFREKLVTLHPMVAMFLNDETMKTVKGMLSKELDEMLPKLIETTSSQLECTLDFKCLVQDKVECFSMEQLEGILFGIMKKEFRFIEVVGGILGFIIGVVQVIFFIL, from the coding sequence ATGATTACAATGAAACTTCTTCTTTCTCCAGTAATTTGTGCTTTGATCGGCTGGTTTACAAATTATCTGGCTGTAAAAATGCTTTTTCACCCGCATAAACCGATCAAAATCGGCCCCTTTGTAATTCAGGGGATCTTTCCAAAGCGTCAAAAAGAACTGGCCTTACGGCTTGGAGAGATGATTGAGCGAGAGCTTATTTCGCATACTGATATTAAAGAAGTAATCCATGATCCCGCTTTTATCGAGAAGCATAAGGATGTTGTCCTTGAATATCTTGATGTGTTTTTTCGGGAAAAGCTCGTCACGCTTCACCCTATGGTGGCAATGTTTCTTAATGATGAAACTATGAAAACAGTTAAAGGTATGCTTTCCAAAGAGCTTGATGAGATGCTGCCTAAACTTATTGAAACAACTTCGTCTCAGCTTGAATGCACTCTTGATTTTAAATGTCTGGTTCAGGATAAAGTCGAATGTTTTTCAATGGAACAGCTTGAAGGTATTCTGTTCGGCATTATGAAAAAGGAATTTCGTTTCATCGAAGTAGTCGGCGGGATACTCGGATTTATCATAGGAGTTGTTCAGGTAATATTTTTTATATTGTAG
- a CDS encoding sensor domain-containing diguanylate cyclase, with protein MNTIPTEESISTEYKILKKKYEKLKKKILTKCPECGQTKFKELFNSAASAIAVLDKDGNALLTNSVFHEITGYSQDEISDNPLYKILMPEQDIEGQDYLKKLFCKSRRSISLSISILDKNNNHKFIDMSFACIPSKKSCPRSSICIFNDVTSERENELRREELIEELMEAKELQEDNAAQLSILLHELDMKNLELEQEINERRKAEKQLKESEERFKSLSITDQLTGLFNRRHMLEVAEKEAMNSYELKQPLSFILMDIDDFKKYNDTYGHAAGDVVLENIGSLIRKSLRETDRAFRYGGEEFLIILPKTDGVDAAQVAENIRAAVEAQKYYPKNNDPVRTTMSIGVSQYLHGESLEKVLKRADDNMYKSKIRGKNKVYFSCETGSGISS; from the coding sequence GTGAACACTATTCCTACAGAAGAATCGATTTCTACTGAGTATAAAATTCTTAAAAAAAAATACGAAAAACTTAAAAAAAAGATACTTACCAAATGCCCTGAATGCGGGCAAACAAAATTCAAAGAACTCTTCAATAGTGCCGCTTCAGCCATTGCTGTCCTTGATAAAGACGGCAATGCTCTCCTGACCAACTCTGTCTTCCATGAAATTACCGGATACTCTCAGGACGAAATATCTGATAATCCTCTGTATAAAATACTCATGCCTGAGCAGGATATTGAAGGACAGGATTATCTGAAAAAACTTTTCTGCAAGTCCAGACGAAGCATCAGTCTCAGTATATCAATCCTTGATAAAAATAATAACCACAAGTTCATAGACATGTCTTTTGCCTGCATTCCAAGCAAAAAGTCATGCCCCCGCAGCAGCATCTGTATATTTAATGATGTAACAAGCGAAAGAGAAAATGAACTGCGCAGGGAAGAACTGATCGAAGAACTCATGGAAGCAAAGGAACTTCAAGAGGACAATGCAGCTCAACTCAGCATACTGCTCCATGAACTGGACATGAAAAACCTTGAACTGGAGCAGGAAATTAATGAACGGCGCAAAGCTGAAAAACAACTGAAAGAAAGTGAAGAAAGATTCAAAAGCTTGAGCATTACAGATCAGCTGACTGGACTTTTCAACCGCAGGCATATGCTTGAAGTCGCCGAAAAGGAAGCTATGAACAGCTATGAACTAAAACAACCTCTCAGTTTTATTCTCATGGACATAGATGATTTCAAAAAATATAATGACACCTACGGGCACGCAGCCGGAGATGTTGTACTGGAAAATATTGGCAGTCTGATCCGGAAAAGCCTTCGGGAGACCGACAGAGCATTCCGCTATGGCGGCGAGGAATTTTTAATCATCCTCCCGAAAACGGATGGAGTAGATGCGGCTCAGGTGGCAGAAAACATCAGAGCAGCAGTTGAAGCCCAGAAATACTATCCCAAAAACAACGATCCCGTACGTACAACAATGAGCATTGGAGTTTCGCAATACCTTCACGGAGAATCCTTGGAAAAAGTTCTCAAGCGCGCCGATGATAATATGTACAAATCAAAAATCAGAGGGAAAAATAAAGTTTATTTCTCCTGCGAAACCGGCAGCGGTATTTCTTCCTGA
- a CDS encoding ABC-type transport auxiliary lipoprotein family protein has translation MKTDYSTQMRIMKVAVLGLTAVLSFFAFAGCVKLERPTLDRKFYTLDVKREGVSAQGGKSEKNLIVRRIKISPRYEDRDLVYRVGVNEFEADYYNAFFVAPASLMTQELRLWMRDSGLFTNVVSPESMGTGELLLEGVVNSIYGDYTGGSSKAVIEMQFFLLDNNDPDMPIVYSRNFSKAIPAKETGADALVRAMNKGLKEIFTELESDIAELVRKRCQEEIPLPVSQEK, from the coding sequence ATGAAAACAGATTATTCCACTCAAATGAGAATTATGAAGGTTGCGGTCCTTGGTTTAACAGCAGTGCTGTCCTTTTTCGCTTTTGCAGGATGTGTTAAGCTTGAACGCCCGACTTTGGATCGAAAATTTTATACGCTTGACGTTAAACGTGAGGGCGTATCAGCACAGGGGGGCAAGTCTGAAAAAAATCTTATTGTCCGCCGGATAAAAATTTCTCCCCGCTATGAAGATCGGGATCTGGTTTACCGTGTAGGCGTGAATGAGTTTGAAGCGGATTATTATAATGCTTTTTTCGTCGCGCCGGCATCACTTATGACACAGGAGTTGCGGCTGTGGATGAGAGATTCAGGTCTGTTTACCAATGTTGTCAGTCCGGAAAGTATGGGGACAGGGGAGTTGCTTCTTGAGGGAGTTGTAAACTCCATCTACGGAGATTACACTGGCGGTTCGTCCAAGGCCGTAATTGAAATGCAGTTTTTTCTGCTGGATAACAATGATCCTGATATGCCGATTGTTTATTCCAGAAATTTCAGTAAAGCAATTCCGGCAAAAGAAACAGGAGCCGATGCGCTGGTCAGGGCTATGAATAAGGGCTTGAAGGAAATTTTTACCGAGCTTGAAAGTGACATCGCCGAACTGGTCCGCAAGCGTTGTCAGGAAGAAATACCGCTGCCGGTTTCGCAGGAGAAATAA
- a CDS encoding MlaD family protein, with protein sequence MSRKTNPFRLGLFIIGGTFLLVIALAILGAGKIFEHSIKMETYLNESVNGLEVGSPIKFRGVKIGSVANIGFVTDHYVTMEESALRYVYVLGDLNHDMFETKEGKEIAQYLTKEVERGLRARPVSLGLTGQLFLEIDYVDPDKNSPLNITWKPENLYIPSAPSMLSRVEGAVASISETLEDINKAKIADAIEDVRAVAQSMDRFLKNSDTGEISKRLTGTLAEAEKFIARINQLLAAPEVDNLMPDVAASARNLRNIMESSSGDIVAALKDLRKTSASARNITGDVEMYMKSPQTKQTMADLSKTLNNISEASDRIKAAAVRFEGTLSRVNMTVAGQQGNVDAILDNVRRLVENLRELSSEAKQYPSGVLFGAPPRKGPAK encoded by the coding sequence ATGAGCCGTAAAACCAACCCGTTCAGACTGGGACTTTTCATAATAGGCGGTACGTTTCTGTTAGTAATAGCCTTAGCTATTCTTGGAGCCGGTAAAATTTTTGAACATTCCATTAAAATGGAAACCTACTTGAATGAATCCGTTAACGGTCTTGAAGTCGGGTCGCCTATTAAATTTCGTGGCGTTAAAATCGGTTCTGTCGCCAACATCGGTTTTGTTACCGATCACTATGTGACGATGGAAGAGAGTGCTTTACGTTATGTTTATGTTCTCGGGGATCTCAATCACGACATGTTTGAAACAAAGGAAGGAAAGGAGATCGCTCAGTATCTGACCAAAGAAGTTGAAAGAGGGCTTCGCGCTCGTCCTGTTTCGCTTGGACTGACCGGACAGCTTTTTCTTGAGATTGATTATGTTGATCCAGATAAAAATTCTCCATTAAATATTACGTGGAAACCTGAAAATCTTTATATCCCTTCTGCTCCATCTATGCTCAGCAGGGTTGAGGGGGCAGTTGCATCCATCAGCGAAACTCTTGAAGATATTAACAAAGCCAAGATTGCAGATGCTATTGAAGATGTACGCGCTGTTGCGCAGAGTATGGACAGATTTTTGAAAAATTCAGATACTGGCGAAATCAGTAAAAGGTTGACCGGAACTCTGGCTGAAGCAGAAAAATTTATTGCACGTATCAATCAACTTCTGGCAGCGCCGGAAGTTGATAATCTTATGCCTGATGTTGCTGCCTCCGCACGTAATTTACGTAACATCATGGAATCCTCATCTGGTGATATTGTTGCAGCTCTTAAGGATCTGCGCAAAACATCCGCCAGTGCCAGAAATATTACCGGGGATGTCGAGATGTACATGAAAAGCCCCCAGACCAAGCAGACTATGGCTGATCTTTCCAAGACACTTAATAACATCAGCGAAGCTTCTGATAGAATCAAAGCTGCTGCGGTCCGTTTTGAAGGAACTCTTTCAAGGGTCAATATGACCGTTGCGGGGCAGCAGGGAAATGTTGACGCAATTCTGGATAACGTACGCAGGCTTGTAGAAAACCTTCGTGAACTCAGCAGCGAAGCCAAGCAATATCCGTCAGGGGTGTTGTTCGGTGCGCCCCCGAGAAAAGGGCCGGCGAAATAA
- a CDS encoding ABC transporter ATP-binding protein has protein sequence MDENIINVQNLTCAYGESVIIDDISFKVQKGEIFVILGGSGCGKSTVLKHMIGLYPPAAGEIFIDGDDIGSAHGNMRLDILRRIGVMYQMGALFGSMTLMENVRLPLEEFTSMPGEAMDYTARMKLSLVGLEGSADKMPSELSGGMLKRGAIARAMALDPKILFLDEPSAGLDPITSAELDELVRSLSRSLGVTFVIVTHELQSIFSIADRIIMLDKETKSIIAEGDPRKLRDESEHPLVRSFFHREFEDKNKKSSFVVENI, from the coding sequence ATGGACGAAAATATAATAAACGTGCAGAACCTGACTTGCGCTTATGGAGAATCCGTCATCATTGATGATATTTCTTTCAAGGTGCAGAAAGGGGAGATCTTTGTGATCCTGGGTGGTTCGGGGTGCGGTAAAAGTACTGTACTCAAGCATATGATCGGGCTTTATCCACCAGCTGCCGGCGAAATTTTCATTGATGGTGATGACATCGGATCGGCCCACGGAAATATGAGGCTGGATATTTTACGCCGGATCGGGGTTATGTATCAGATGGGGGCATTATTCGGCTCCATGACTTTAATGGAAAATGTCCGCCTGCCTCTTGAAGAGTTTACCTCAATGCCCGGGGAGGCAATGGATTATACCGCCCGTATGAAACTTTCACTGGTGGGTCTTGAGGGTTCGGCTGATAAAATGCCGTCTGAGCTTTCCGGCGGTATGTTAAAGCGTGGAGCAATTGCCAGAGCTATGGCGCTGGACCCGAAAATACTTTTCCTTGATGAACCTTCTGCCGGTCTTGATCCCATTACATCGGCAGAGCTTGACGAACTTGTGCGCAGCCTCTCTCGTTCGCTCGGGGTAACTTTTGTAATTGTTACTCATGAGCTGCAATCTATTTTTTCCATAGCAGACAGGATTATTATGCTTGATAAAGAAACAAAAAGTATAATCGCCGAAGGTGATCCACGCAAACTTCGCGATGAGTCCGAACATCCTCTTGTGCGCAGTTTTTTTCATAGAGAATTTGAAGATAAGAATAAAAAATCCTCATTCGTGGTGGAGAATATATGA